The sequence gtctCTACCTGTCTCAGTGTTTCTCTACCTGTCTCAGTGTGTCCCTTAgattgtctctgtctctcttcagctTGTCCCTCTGGTTTTCCAGGTGAGTGTTCTTCCTGTTCAGTTGTTTCTGGTCCAGCTCCAGTTCAGCCACCAGACGCTGCAGGACCACCAGTCTGTCCCCGacagcctgctgagacacacagatAGACAGTCAGGTTGCCAggtgtgagagacagacagcctgTTCTCGCTGAGACACTACACTGACCTCTGTGTTAGGCCCCGCCCCCGGGCTCTGCTCCTGTTGGTGGGATCTCTCCCTGTAGCCAATCAGAGCGGCCTCCGTTTGCTCCAGAGCCAATCGGACGCGATCCCTGtccttctccagctcctctgtcctctgagTCAGAGTGTACACcttcacaacaaacaaataagcaaataaacaaacagtgttGACCAATAATACTGGAtcaaaacattcacacagagacaaaggCAGGTTCTTCGGTTTGattctattttattgtgttatttctcttttatatatttttagcgTGCCAAAGTTTTATTTggtgtttgtcttgttttcagttttgtaaaGTGAAGCTCTTTGGGGTGTGTGTTGTGAATcaaaggtgctttataaataaattagtttaaagttaaacttatataaaaaaagcaaacaaacaaaaaaaataatagtaaccTACACATGATGAAATAGAatacacaaagtaaaaatatttaaagttttttttcctaaaatattGTCAGAATTTTGTCACTGTAATGAAGATACTTGTTAAACGTATTAGAGATGTTtatctcctcttctcttcttttgacttttgtggtttattatttcttttatatttatatttcttttatttgttttcctcctctggCCTATCTGCAACTTAtttagttatagttatagtatCCATGCGCTctataataatttcatttgattcgatgtatttatttagatttatctATGTTACACTTTTAGCACTCTCACGTCTCATCTATGAGAGGTGTTacacaaataaagattattattattattataatcaatACAGATGTTtacctcctcttctctctgcctCAGCAGCCTCCTgatctcctccttctcctgcagcacagaggagatctgctcctcctcctgctgctcctcaggaaataaaaacattttaatttgatgaaaGTAATGCtaacgtgtttttacagaataaaactttttagaaaaataaaataacacctCCTGCtcacctctcctcctgctcctcctccctccttgtCATCCACCCCttgctgtctcctcctctgtccagGCATCTTCTCTATCTCCTCCATCCTGGCTCTGACCTGGCTCAGCTCCTCCCTGCTCTCCTGAGTCTCCCTCCTCGCCTCCTCCACCCTGGACCTCCACTCACTCTGcgtctcctcttctctctccctgaGCATCTGGATTTCTCTGGACAGGGCATTCAGCttcacctcctgctcctccttcatctcctccactctgctcctccacctctcctctgcctccctcctctgctccttgGCCTCCTCCTTCGCCTGTCGggcctcctgcagctcctctgtcacctccttcctcctctccaggGCCTTGGCTCTGGCTCTCAGCTCTtccacctctcctctctgcacCTCCTGGTTCTCCTCTCTGAAGCGCTGcgcctcctccttcttctcctgcaGGGTGCTCCTCAGACGCTCCCCCTCTGCGTGGCTCTCCTGAGGAGGAGCATTGAAGCagtggttagcttagcttagcatgaagactAAGGACAGTAACTGAGTACTTTACTTACTCTCAAGTACTTCAACAGAGCTTTGtatttacttgagtatttctagTGGATGTGACTTGTTTGAGTACTTCCTTCTTCACTGGTGGTGACATCCAGTGTACTTGGAGCGCCCTCTGCTGGAGCCTCTGATACTGGTCTCACTGGTTCTGATGGTTAAATTGAGCCTGCAGTATGTAGTACTTACTGCAGTACTAATACCTCTGACTGTACTATCTAAAGTGAACCTGCAGTATGTAGTACTTACTGCAGTACTGATACCTCTGACAGTACTGTCTAAAGTGAACCTGCAGTATGTAGTACTTACTGCAGTACTGTTACCTCTGACTGTAGTATCCAAAGTGAACCTATGTATTTGTAGTATCTAATGCAGTACTGATACCTCTGCCTAGGAGTAGGGTTACCTGCAAGAGGAGTAAATGtacctgcaggaggagaaacTGTACCTGCAGGAGGAGTAACTGTACCTGCAGGAGGAGTAAATGTACCTGCAGGAGGAGTAACTCTACCTGCAGGAGGAGTAAATGTACCTGCAGGAGGAGTAAATGTACCCACAAGAGGAGAAACTGTACCTGCAGGAGGAGTAAATGAACCTGCAGGAGGAGTAACTGTACCTGCAGGAGGAGTAACTGTACCTGCAGGAGGAGTAAATGTACCCACAGGAGGAGTAACTGTACCTGCAGGAGGAGCTTCAGCTTGGTCATCTCCTCCAGAGCGACCCTGAGTCCCTCCTTCatctgctgcttctcctcctccttctccttcaccTCCTGCTTCACCtgctccctgctcctcctcagatCACACACCTGGACCATAAACAGTTTTCTGAGTTTCTGATGATAAGagatgtatatttgtgtatagTGTGAGTGTGCTGTGTCTAtacaatacatatatatactgtagtacttttgtgtacttgtgtgtacTGCAGTGTTGGTGTACCTGTGTCTGCAGGGAGCTCAGGTTCCCCACCATCTCCTCCATGCTCTCCTGCACTCCTCTCAGCTCCTCCTGggcctcctccctcctcctctgctcccgCTGCACCTCCTCTCTGACAGCTGTCACCTCCTTCTCCGTCCTTATTAACTTCTCTTGTACCTGCTCCTTCTCCATCTGCACCTCCTCTGTGATGGCCCTCAACTCATTCTTggtcctcctcagctcctcctgggcctcctctctcctcctctgctccttctGCACCTCCCCTCTGACAGCTGTCACCTCCTTCTCCGTCCTCCTTAAAATCTCTTGTACCTGCTCCTTCTCTATCTGCACCTCCTCTGTGATGCCTCTCAACTCATTCTTggtcctcctcagctcctcctgaacctcctccctccttctcagCTCCTTTTGCACCTCCTCTCTGACAGCTGTCATGTCCTTTTCTGCTCTGAATAACTTCATTTGTACCTGCTCCTTCTCCCTCCACtccttctgcacctcctctgtGGTGACATTTAACTCATGCTTGGTCCTCTTTAGCTCCTCTTGTATTTCCTCCTTCTGCTTCCACtccttctgcacctcctctctgAGAAACGTtacctcttctctcctcttcatcagctcctcctgcatctccatcttctctctgtgttgtttttgcaccTCCTCTCTAACTGCAGACACCTCCCCCTCACTCTCGGTCCTCCTTTGCTCCTCCTGTaactcctctctctgcctccactCCTCTTGAGCCTCTTTCCTTTCCCTTTGTTCCCTTTTCATCTCCTCTCTGAGAGCCGTCACCTCCCTCTCAGCCCTCCTCAGCTCCTGCCGTAcctcctccgtcctcctctgctccttctGCACCTGCTCCTTGAGGGCTGTTATCTCCTCCTGGGCCATTTGCTTCTCCCTTTGTTCCCttttcacctcctctctgaCAGCTGCCACCTccttctctgtcctcctctgtttctcctGTATCTCCTCCTTTTCCCTTTGTTCCCTCATGACCTCCTCTCTGAGCACTGACACCTCCTCCCTTCTCCTCACCAGCTCCTCTTGTGTCTTATCCCGCtctctctgcacctcctctctgAGAGCTGtcacctccctctccctcctcctcagctccagCGACAGTCcagccttctcctcctccaacTCTCTCACTCTGgacctccctctctcctccaccagGAGGTGCTGACCTCTCTCAGCCTCCACCAGTCTCACCTGCTCCTCGTTTACCTCCCTCAGCTCATCCTCCAGCCTCCTTTTCTCTTCCCTCACCCTCTgcagcacctcctcctctcccttcctcccctcctctgactccttcagtttgttttctagcctcctcttctcctcctctttcctcttcaGCTCCTCTCTTTGCTCCTGCACCTCCTTCTTTGTCTCCTCCCATCTGTCCtccagcctcctcctctcctccctggcTCTCCTCAGcgcctccctctcttcctctagctcctcctccacctctctcactttctcctcCAGCCTCCTCTTCTCCCCCTCCACCTCTGTCAGCTTGCTGTCCAGCCTCCTTTTCCTCTCTACCTCCATCCTCCTCagcacctccctctctctctcatcctcctcctccatctcctccagcGTGGTTCTCAGCcgctgcacctcctcctctcgCTGCTTCAGCATGTGGCTGAGCTTCACCACCTCCCTCATACTCCCCTCTGCCTTCTCCCTCcactccttcacctcctcctccagcctgTTCTGggcctcctccctctctctggccCTCTTCCttgctccttctctctctgctcgCACCTCCTGCAGCTCCCTGGCCTGGGAGGAGACCCTgctgtctttttctcctccctccctcctctctttctccaggAGTGCCCAGGTTTCTTTCAGCAGTGCCTCCAGCTGCTCCTCCCTCGCCTCCTTCTGCTTCAGTTTATCGTTCGCTTCCAGACGGTCCCTTTCTCctttctccctctgctcctctgccagCTTCAGCTgctccttcagctcctccacctcctcctccctctccctcacgGCGTCCATCTGTCGCTCCAGGCTGCGCTCCCTCCgctccacctcctccttcatctcctCGCACTCCTCCTTTGCCACATTCAGCCTCACCCTCAGCAGCTCCACCTGCCCCACCTCCTCCATCagcctctccacctcctcctctgctctcctcactTCACCTCTCAGttgctccacctcctcctctgctctcctcctcttctcctcctcttcgtctcgctgtctctccttctctcttgcCTCCTCGGAAGTTTCTCTCCTCAGTCTATTAATCTTCTCCTCCGCCCTCCTCCTCaatttctcctccttctcctcttccttcctcctccttctctgctcctcttcaTCTCGCTGTCTCTCCTTTTCTGTCACCTCCTCTTGTAGTTTGGAGGTTTCTCTCCTCAGTCTGTTGatctcctcctctgccctcctcctctttctctccgcTTCCTCTCCTTCACTCCTCAGTctttccacctcctcctccctctcctccttctctccctccagtCTCTCCATCCGGTCACAGAGTGCCTCgatctcctcctccctcctcacctcctcctcttttgcGCTGATCTCCCCTCTCTTTGCCTCCTCCTCCAGTCTCTCCTTCTCGACCTCCGCCTGCTGTATTCTCTCCATCATGAGGCTGACTTGcacctccctctctgtcacctcctctctcagcctctctacctccttctgtctctccccctcctcctccatcagtCCCTCTACGCGCCTCCTCAGGGCCTCCACCTCTCCGTCCCTCGTCCCCAGCTCCTCGCTCagtgcctccctctctctctgccaggcctctctctcctccccttcttcccttctcctcctcctcagctcctccacctcctccgtcagcctctccacctcctccttcagtgcctccttctcctccttcagcgcctccctctcctccttcagcAACTCCCActcatcctctctcctcctgctgtcctcctctctcctggtTGTCGTTCTCTCCAGCTCTCCTCTCAGACACTCGATCTccccttcacaataaaagcacaagaaactgatgttaATATCACAAATACcattaacagtaaaaacaacaataataataataaaacaatgataattacaacaacaataaagacaacaataacaataatgatgataaaaatataaactttatttatgtcgTACCTTCCATATGAGGAATAAAGGCATTCTAAGCACAGACTGCTGAAAATCGAatgatgatttctgtttttacagttattGGCTGATAAATCgggtcatttttggtgattttcgaagaaaacatgccttccaaacctgcaatCTCACCGGTTTGGAAAACATCaccgaaacaaaaaaaaaaaaacagctacaaaaatTTAGAAAGAAGGAAGGCGTGTCTCATTATTAACTGcttataaattttaaaaaaatacacaacaaatattttttatattttctttttctaaaaaaaacaaaaaacaaaaaacaccccaaaaattCAAGAACAAATTAAAGCCAGAagtttttcaagtaaaaaaacaaaaaaactatttgtggggaggaaaaaaaaggtattttttccTCCCCACAAACAGTGAAAGCAGTGAGGTTCAGGAGCTTCTGACCctcagaggacgagatcagccgccgGAGACAGGGACGATCAATGATCATCATTGGCAtgtgatgtcattgttattgtttacaaacagctgctgacgCGTAAGTGacatgtcacactagaggcccacactgttgtgttaaacctCTTTGGTTTCTGTggtgccagcatgctgtctaaaatctcACTCTGCAGACACATGATGCTGCCGCCTGATTGGTTATTCACAGAGACACATGGCAGCACCATATACgagatattttggctttatttttgcacagtggGAGGAAGCGGAGACGTCACATTTCTTTGTAGTGTTACGGTCTGTTGTTTCTATGGTGATGGCGGGTGTGTGACGGTGGGACTCACTGACCCTGGAGCGTCTGTTTGGACTGCTGCAGAGTGTGAATGTGCGTCATCAGCTGACATCGTTCCACCTCCGACtgagagagctgctgctgctgctgactgagctgctgctgctgagacactgagacacacctgaggagacagagacacagagacacacctgaagagacagagacacaactgaagagacagagacatggagaCACACCTgaagaaacagagacacagagacacacctgtagagacagagacacagagacacacctgaagagacagagacacagagacacacctgAAGAGACAGCGACACAGAGACACCAGGCGGGTTTACATGaaccctcaaactgtgcaaatgtatattgcaaattttaaaataagtaatggaaacatgtcaatttcgaaaaaaaaacttttatatcttttctaggtcacaagATGCTGCAAGGAAATaaatctgctaatgttttgaacatccatcgccatggttactgggatgttatcaccagagaagtcacatgacatccctcagtggaaacacaagtCATCTCCACGTTGACTTTTATCAGGTTTTGTGCAGATGCTGAGATTTAACAAACACCAGATTTATGCCGCAGTGTGAACGTGAAGTCAGACATCACACAgtgtcctcctgtcctcagGAGACACTGTGGGGACTCACACAGTGTCCTCCTGTCCTGGACTCACTTTTATCATGTCAGTCAAACATTTGCCTGGCTGATCCTTTTTGAAGATATTAAAACAGAAGAACatctgcagtaaaagtacaccACCTGTGTATTTGTACAAATACAACAGATGAGCATCAGTGCAGGTGCAGTATTAGTACACCacctgtgtatttgtgtgtgtgttacctgagCTCCTGcactcctcctccagctgctccttctgtctctgcaatctgtcctgctcctcctgcagcctcctgctctccctctgctgctcctcctgcagccgGTCTCTCCTCCGCACCTCCTCCCCCACCTGCCGCAGCTGCTCCTGCACCTCCTTCAGCTCCACGCACACCAAGACATGCTGGGAGGACAGCTGAggaacacacgcacacacatcatACACGCCACATGACACAGGTGAGACCAGGTCACATGActgtcacctcctcctctttacCTCCTCCAGCTGGCCTCCATCCCTCCCTTGCTCCTCCATCAGACAGACCAgctgtctctccttctcctccatgTCTTTTTCAaggtctgtctctctgtctctcagctgaCAGACTACAGAGGCGTCCTCCTCCCTCTGagctctgaaaacacaaaatacaccgTCACTAGAATTCAATGTTGTTTATTATCAGTGATTCAATGTTTATATATTCAACGATTCAATGTTAATATCCAACGATTCAGTGTTTATATTCaatgattcagtgtttttattcaatgattcagtgtttttattcaaTGATTCAATATTAATATTCAATGATTCAATGTTTATATTCAATGATTATATTCAATGATTCAATGTTTAATATTCAATGATTCAATGTTTATTATTCAATATTCAATGTTTTATTCAATGATTTTATATTCAATGATTCAATGTTTGTTTCAATATTCAATGATTCAATATTAATATTCAATGATTCAATGTTTGTGTTCAATGATTCAATGTTTTATATTCAATGATTCAATATTAATATTCATGTTTGTATTCAATGTTCAATGTATTCAATGATTCAAATAATATTCAATGATTCAATATTATGATTCAATGTTCAATGTTTGTATTCAATGATTCAATGTTTATATGCAATGGGTCAATGTTAACATTCAGGTTTCAATGTTGACATTGAAACCTGACTGTTGATGACGTGGCGTAAAGCAGGCTGACCTGAGCTGGCTGCAGTCCTGGTTCAGGGCTTTGACCTCCCTCTGCAGAgcactgacctctgacctctgagcctgcagctgtgattggctgtcagACAGCTCACACTCCAGCTGCGCGCGCGTGCAtgcgcacgcgcgcacacacacacacacacacacacacacacacacacacacacacacacacacactaatgtgATGCCTTTGACCTGGGCCAGCATCTCAGATAGatagacaggtgagacaggtgagaggGGACAGATGAGACAGGTAAGACAGGTGAGGGGGGACAGGTGAGGGGGGACAGGTGAGGCgtacctgcagcagctgtttgttcAAGTGTCTCTTATCTGATGCAAGAGACGAATTCAGGGCGGCCATCTTGTCCAGAGCGTCACgtccctcctccacctcccgtctcaacacacactcagaggacGAGAGACACAACACACTCTCCCTGCACTGGAGGAGGAGGcgaagacagagagggaggacacagaggaggagacagagagggagaaacagagggaggacacagaggaggagacagagagggagaaacagagggaggacACAGGGCATAAGaggacattattattattattgttgttgttgttgttgtttgttgttatcGGCTGTACTTTCTGCAGGGCGTCTCTGGCGTCAgcagcttcttcttctgctctctgtgtgtccagCTGCTGTCTCTCCAGCGCCCcctgcaggaggacagagggaaaAAGAGCACCAGTCTCAGGTCACTTGTAAAGACATTTAGGTATTTCTTTTTTCGGtaaaaatgttagcattttattcttttttttgtattttctttgaaaaacgaTTTGCAAACAATTTGGCTTTTTCTTcctctagattttttttggctttttctctgaaaaattttggagaatttttttcttcaaaaatttgGGTAATTCTTTTGTAAGCAGACATCtaggtgtttttttccctgtatttttttttcgtgtttttcttttctttagcgatttttttcttttttttttcttctgtcttttaaaGTTCTGGactttttctggaaaaaaacgtgtttgcacagtttttttccaagaagacattttgactgttttttttaactgtaaaaatcgttaatgttttttttctttctttctctgacaaatttatagttttgttttcttgaaagGTTTTTGTGGTTCTTTTCTTAAATGGCTCGGCCTCTGAGTGATGAAGTGTCCGACCTTAAGAGCGTGGATCTCCACGCGGTGCAGAGTCTCTCTCTCCGTCAGCTGGACGTTCTCCAGCAGCTCAGCCTCCactctgaaacaaaaacaccgTCAGCTTCTGACCCACCGACACACAAACATCTGATTTATCATTTCTGCACACAAATCAGAGCACCGTCCAAGTGTTTGAGTCTCCAGCTGTCTGTTaatgtcctcctgtctgtctctgtccctcctcagcctgtctctctctcttcacctcctcctccctcctctgcacctcctccacATGCAGACGCAGTGAGAGACACAACGTCTCCTGctcactgtgacacacacacacacacacatatttattagAACGTTATAATGAGCTGCAGCCATTAAATTCAGAGTGAGcgtaaataaagtttatcagtttgaacatgaaACATCTGACACCTCAAACAACATCTTTCTCGTGCATTCACACCTTTGAAATCCAAACAGATTAGTTGGATTTCTGTTAAAAACGCCAGAAAAAAGGCACTGAGTAGCTTGCAGgagatgtcccaaaaactgcaagaaattaggaaaagaaaattacctggacatttactttgtaaaaaaaacagagagagaaattattagaaacaagttattttttagaaagggaaaaatgtccagaaaaatattttttatattcataattatttaatattaactatattatttatttattttccttttttattttatacattgcttcttttcagtttttagctaaattccaggtaattttctagtaaattttaaaaatgagcagctccagagtgtgtgtgtgtgtgtgtgtgtgtgtgtgtgtgtgtgtgtgtgtgtgtgtgtgtacctgtgtgtgtgtgtgtgtgtgtgtgtgtgtgtgtgtacctgttgaGCAGctccagagtgtgtgtgtgtgtgtgtgtgtgtgtgtgtgtgtgtgtgtgtgtgtgtgtgtgtacctgttgaGCAGctccagagtgtgtgtgtgtgtgtgtgtgtgtgtgtgtgtgtgtgtgtgtgtgtgtgtgtgtacctgttgaGCAGctccagagtgtgtgtgagctccagttgtgtgtgttgtgtgtgtgtctgcagcagctggttGTCGTCCTCCAGCTGTTTCAGTCGCAGCTCCACGGCCGTTTTCTCCTCGCCGAGCCGCCGTAGAGAAAGCTCCGccccctgaaacacacacacacaaacacacacacacacaggtaagaGGTTACTGACCCCtcgctgacctttgacctgcagcagagtgtgtgagaCTGACCTGCAGTTCCTGGTGTCTCCACTGCAGGGCGCTCTCAGCAtgagacaggacagacagcagGGAGGACAGGTCCAGACTGAGGACACTGTCTGAGGAGAcgcacacagagctgctgctggaggaggtgCTGCTCAGGACTCTGGACTggagacacaacacacacacacacacacacacacacacacacacacacacacacacacacacacacacacacacacacacacacacac is a genomic window of Plectropomus leopardus isolate mb chromosome 10, YSFRI_Pleo_2.0, whole genome shotgun sequence containing:
- the LOC121948669 gene encoding LOW QUALITY PROTEIN: trichohyalin-like (The sequence of the model RefSeq protein was modified relative to this genomic sequence to represent the inferred CDS: inserted 1 base in 1 codon; deleted 1 base in 1 codon), coding for MQSELLIGWQQEKAELKQEVCRLQEELAESRAEREELESRSRVLKERLVQSVCPPLGVSLQLEEEQREERRRVRXGREREARQALLLIHRLQNKVLEYRDRCQHLELQLQDEHTQLTNTERRIRDEHSSSLESALIRLEEEQQRSVGLADTNALLREQLSQSEQANQALRADLQKLTADWSRAVEEAEQREDDWQREREGRLGQVGQQQARLLSLWRSVVALRRHCHTVKTAADRDLWELRAEFSRLSSSLLSGCDSVSSSLRLSAPPITSSSSLPPAPPLSDLPPPPSSPPLSSTLILPPLDSSPSPPPLISSFNLETLCSGELEPKVEEKEEKRRREEEEKERDISEMKLLHETEVSQLTERISELSRCLQQAEDSQREDRDREEEETQRHERSLQSVSQAVVKLSRVLSSTSSSSSSVCVSSDSVLSLDLSSLLSVLSHAESALQWRHQELQGAELSLRRLGEEKTAVELRLKQLEDDNQLLQTHTQHTQLELTHTLELLNRCECTRKMLFELRRDRDRQEDINRQLETQTLGRVEAELLENVQLTERETLHRVEIHALKGALERQQLDTQRAEEEAADARDALQKCRESVLCLSSSECVLRREVEEGRDALDKMAALNSSLASDKRHLNKQLLQLECELSDSQSQLQAQRSEVSALQREVKALNQDCSQLRAQREEDASVVCQLRDRETDLEKDMEEKERQLVCLMEEQGRDGGQLEELSSQHVLVCVELKEVQEQLRQVGEEVRRRDRLQEEQQRESRRLQEEQDRLQRQKEQLEEECRSSGEIECLRGELERTTTRREEDSRRREDEIQQAEVEKERLEEEAKRGEISAKEEEVRREEEIEALCDRMERLEGEKEEREEEVERLRSEGEEAERKRRRAEEEINRLRRETSKLQEEEECEEMKEEVERRERSLERQMDAVREREEEVEELKEQLKLAEEQREKGERDRLEANDKLKQKEAREEQLEALLKETWALLEKERREGGEKDSRVSSQARELQEVRAEREGARKRAREREEAQNRLEEEVKEWREKAEGSMREVVKLSHMLKQREEEVQRLRTTLEEMEEEDEREREVLRRMEVERKRRLDSKLTEVEGEKRRLEEKEQREELKRKEEEKRRLENKLKESEEGRKGEEEVLQRVREEKRRLEDELREVNEEQVRLVEAERGQHLLVEERGRSRVRELEEEKAGLSLELRRREREVTALREEVQRERDKTQEELVRRREEVSVLREEVMREQREKEEIQEKQRRTEKEVAAVREEVKREQREKQMAQEEITALKEQVQKEQRRTEEVRQELRRAEREVTALREEMKREQRERKEAQEEWRQREELQEEQRRTESEGEVSAVREEVQKQHREKMEMQEELMKRREEVTFLREEVQKEWKQKEEIQEELKRTKHELNVTTEEVQKEWREKEQVQMKLFRAEKDMTAVREEVQKELRRREEVQEELRRTKNELRGITEEVQIEKEQVQEILRRTEKEVTAVRGEVQKEQRRREEAQEELRRTKNELRAITEEVQMEKEQVQEKLIRTEKEVTAVREEVQREQRRREEAQEELRGVQESMEEMVGNLSSLQTQVCDLRRSREQVKQEVKEKEEEKQQMKEGLRVALEEMTKLKLLLQESHAEGERLRSTLQEKKEEAQRFREENQEVQRGEVEELRARAKALERRKEVTEELQEARQAKEEAKEQRREAEERWRSRVEEMKEEQEVKLNALSREIQMLREREEETQSEWRSRVEEARRETQESREELSQVRARMEEIEKMPGQRRRQQGVDDKEGGGAGGEQEEEQIRRLLRQREEEVYTLTQRTEELEKDRDRVRLALEQTEAALIGYRERSHQQEQSPGAGPNTEQAVGDRLVVLQRLVAELELDQKQLNRKNTHLENQRDKLKRDRDNLRDTLRQVEAERSRFRQQLTDSSRSQLSADTTEEERLRCRVRELEEQVSQLRLSLAVDQRQRAEFIQQSSRNSQWLLSLRHDLTDSLDAVTRRPIPSVLESETQRLDRSLREEELRLSLSQS